The following are encoded together in the Capsulimonas corticalis genome:
- a CDS encoding 2-oxo acid dehydrogenase subunit E2, with translation MHIPLGKTQPLTTYRKIAIASWRHPRDPSTYSWFDLPIEEAEAFLKSYPSTPKPSLTYFIGKIVANCLEEHPELNHLLRQDRLYRRARTDVFITTLLSTDKGRDLSGFVLRDVPNHSLGEVAQLAEDALTRLKTGADEETRQIDSITERLPIWLLRITMWLEDFFHYTVNVSLKQFGMPDDRFGSVMISNFGVLGIENALVPLSPYCRCPLIIGVGRPRPMPIVRKGEVVVAECVTISFTFDHRYADGVHGGLMMRRFQKIFLNPKRFPEVFDAPKATAPKVSAATV, from the coding sequence ATGCACATTCCTCTCGGTAAGACACAACCGCTCACCACCTATCGCAAGATCGCCATCGCCAGTTGGCGGCATCCGCGCGATCCTAGCACTTACAGTTGGTTCGATCTGCCGATCGAGGAAGCCGAGGCGTTTCTCAAGTCATACCCGTCCACTCCCAAACCGTCGCTCACCTATTTTATCGGCAAGATCGTCGCGAACTGCCTGGAGGAGCACCCGGAGCTGAACCATCTTCTACGCCAGGACCGGCTCTACCGGCGCGCCCGCACCGACGTCTTTATCACCACGCTCCTCAGCACCGACAAAGGCCGCGACCTCTCCGGCTTCGTCCTGCGCGACGTCCCCAATCACAGCCTCGGCGAAGTCGCCCAGCTCGCCGAAGACGCTCTCACCCGTCTGAAAACCGGCGCGGACGAAGAAACCCGGCAGATCGATTCCATCACCGAGCGCCTTCCCATCTGGCTGCTGCGGATCACGATGTGGCTCGAAGACTTCTTCCACTACACCGTCAACGTTTCTCTCAAACAGTTCGGCATGCCCGACGACCGCTTCGGCTCCGTCATGATCAGCAACTTCGGCGTCCTCGGCATCGAAAACGCCCTCGTCCCACTCTCCCCCTACTGCCGCTGCCCCCTCATCATCGGCGTCGGCCGCCCCCGCCCCATGCCCATCGTCCGCAAAGGCGAAGTCGTCGTCGCCGAATGCGTCACCATCAGCTTCACCTTCGACCACCGCTACGCCGACGGCGTCCACGGCGGTCTGATGATGCGGAGGTTCCAGAAGATCTTTTTGAACCCAAAGCGGTTTCCGGAGGTATTCGATGCGCCGAAGGCAACAGCGCCGAAGGTCAGCGCCGCGACGGTTTAA
- a CDS encoding phytanoyl-CoA dioxygenase family protein codes for MTTHLETEKTAPERADRYRVSMEEYTRFRRDGFLVVQGLVGPEEIDELRRHTEDLMQGRLPEQNRQMSERDTSSDSAVSMQGLEAPPAHLSPEEKVQYYLRIHMLHRKLELHERYLLHPRVLDVLEALIGPDLLALQSMLFLKPPGKPGQGWHQDSYYIPTHPDTLCGAWIAIDDADERNGAMWMAKGSSAEPVYPPREGYGYGDTHISDIESVSGVSDPDDEKNDLSRVAQGYDNILVSAKAGDVVFFGGHILHRSKRNWTTDRVRRSFVGHFCNARSFTQWGADPDIAQMGAEPVDPITGMTNGSHILARGDTHLPFARPRFGTPCAALLSPDERRRESDHAVAMMADMDSGLMGAAPADPYAAHDHDDK; via the coding sequence ATGACAACACATTTGGAGACGGAGAAAACGGCGCCGGAGCGCGCGGATCGCTACCGGGTCAGCATGGAGGAATATACACGTTTCCGACGGGATGGCTTTCTCGTCGTCCAGGGATTGGTCGGACCAGAGGAGATCGATGAGCTGCGTCGTCACACGGAGGACCTGATGCAGGGCCGGCTGCCGGAGCAGAATCGGCAGATGTCCGAACGCGATACCAGCAGCGACAGCGCGGTGAGCATGCAGGGCCTGGAGGCGCCGCCGGCGCATCTGAGCCCCGAGGAAAAGGTCCAGTACTATCTGCGCATTCACATGCTGCACCGCAAGTTGGAGCTGCACGAGCGCTACCTGCTGCATCCGCGCGTTCTGGATGTGCTGGAAGCCCTGATCGGACCGGACCTGCTCGCGCTCCAGTCCATGCTGTTCCTCAAGCCGCCTGGCAAACCCGGCCAGGGCTGGCATCAGGACTCTTACTATATCCCGACCCACCCCGACACGCTGTGCGGCGCCTGGATCGCGATCGACGACGCTGATGAGCGCAACGGCGCGATGTGGATGGCGAAGGGCAGCAGCGCCGAGCCGGTCTACCCGCCGCGCGAAGGCTACGGCTACGGAGACACGCACATCAGCGACATCGAATCCGTGTCCGGCGTCAGCGATCCCGACGACGAGAAGAACGATCTGAGCCGTGTCGCTCAAGGATACGACAACATTCTTGTCTCGGCCAAGGCGGGCGACGTCGTGTTCTTCGGCGGCCATATCCTGCACCGCTCCAAGCGAAACTGGACGACCGACCGCGTGCGGCGTTCGTTTGTCGGCCACTTCTGCAACGCCCGCTCCTTCACGCAGTGGGGCGCGGACCCGGATATCGCGCAGATGGGCGCTGAGCCTGTGGACCCGATTACCGGGATGACCAACGGCTCGCATATCTTAGCGCGCGGCGACACCCACCTTCCCTTCGCCCGCCCCCGCTTCGGCACGCCCTGCGCCGCCCTGCTCTCTCCCGACGAACGCCGACGCGAAAGCGATCACGCCGTTGCCATGATGGCGGATATGGACAGCGGCCTGATGGGCGCCGCCCCCGCCGATCCGTACGCCGCCCACGATCACGACGACAAATAA
- a CDS encoding type II secretion system protein, which yields MANQRSGFTLIELLVVIAIISILAAILFPVFAQAREKARAIACLSNTKQLGLGVQMYVQDNDERLFFYANIDPTASRTGQAIPNTPAAKNAERWWNVLMPYVKSNNVFTCPSDPKPTMGADVNGNLVIPRSYIASRAAEALTLAQLADPVETIVLMDKWDHNSGGAVTDSWIEPFNGDFDYDNGPGADRTHMFKAGNRHQGRINCVMFDGHAKALTADDIQESKDLTGCNLIHDYPVVGVMTYNGVSTAAGEPNICDPANAPHFVYN from the coding sequence ATGGCGAACCAACGCAGCGGATTCACACTGATCGAGCTTCTCGTCGTGATCGCGATCATCTCGATCCTCGCCGCGATCCTTTTCCCGGTCTTCGCGCAGGCGCGCGAAAAAGCGCGAGCCATCGCGTGTCTGTCCAACACAAAGCAGCTTGGCCTGGGCGTCCAGATGTACGTGCAGGACAATGACGAGCGTCTTTTCTTCTACGCCAATATCGACCCCACGGCTTCGCGCACCGGTCAGGCCATTCCCAACACTCCCGCCGCCAAAAACGCCGAGCGCTGGTGGAACGTGTTGATGCCCTATGTCAAGAGCAACAACGTCTTCACCTGCCCGAGCGATCCCAAGCCGACGATGGGCGCGGATGTAAACGGCAACCTCGTCATCCCGCGATCCTATATCGCGAGCCGCGCCGCCGAGGCGCTGACGCTGGCGCAGCTGGCCGATCCGGTGGAAACTATCGTTCTGATGGACAAATGGGATCATAACTCCGGCGGCGCGGTGACCGACAGCTGGATCGAGCCCTTCAACGGCGACTTCGATTACGATAACGGCCCGGGCGCGGACCGCACGCACATGTTCAAGGCCGGCAACCGTCACCAGGGACGCATCAACTGCGTCATGTTCGACGGGCATGCGAAGGCGCTCACCGCCGACGATATCCAGGAAAGCAAGGACCTTACGGGCTGCAACCTGATCCACGACTACCCGGTAGTCGGCGTAATGACGTACAACGGCGTCTCCACGGCGGCCGGCGAGCCGAATATCTGCGATCCCGCGAATGCGCCGCACTTCGTTTACAATTAA
- a CDS encoding DNA-3-methyladenine glycosylase family protein, translating to MLIEIPVAPDFSFHETVSSHGWRRLAPFHWDEEPAVLERIEALNDGSVVHLKIQSEGSTVIVATTSEETDGAEIARRVRRMLQLDLPIDEFHAYCATRPELAHIPGTLQGRMLRGSSLFEDVSKVIATSNTTWAQTIAMTDRLAAHFGSSLPSDPERHAFPTPQQIASVPFAEFAALAKMGYRNAYVHKIATDIAAGALDIESWQTAPLPADALRKHLLSLPGVGPYGAACLMLYLGKPAHVNVDSWARTLLGKELGRPVTDKEVYAYFEGYGEWRGLVYNFYPWKKDEAAEA from the coding sequence ATGCTGATTGAGATCCCTGTCGCCCCCGATTTTTCCTTTCACGAAACGGTTTCCTCCCACGGCTGGCGCCGCCTCGCTCCCTTCCATTGGGATGAAGAACCGGCTGTCCTGGAGCGCATCGAAGCCCTGAACGACGGCTCCGTGGTTCACCTCAAGATCCAGTCCGAAGGCTCCACGGTGATCGTCGCCACCACCAGCGAGGAGACCGACGGAGCCGAGATCGCGCGTCGCGTCCGCCGCATGCTCCAGCTCGACCTTCCCATCGACGAATTCCACGCCTACTGCGCTACGCGTCCCGAACTCGCGCACATTCCCGGGACCCTTCAAGGCCGAATGCTGCGCGGCTCCTCCCTGTTCGAAGATGTCTCAAAGGTGATCGCCACCTCCAACACTACCTGGGCGCAAACCATCGCCATGACGGACCGCCTCGCCGCCCATTTCGGCTCGTCTCTTCCTAGCGACCCGGAGCGCCACGCCTTCCCCACGCCCCAGCAAATCGCCTCTGTTCCCTTCGCCGAATTCGCCGCCCTCGCCAAAATGGGCTACCGCAACGCCTACGTCCACAAGATCGCCACCGACATCGCCGCCGGCGCCCTCGACATCGAATCCTGGCAAACCGCCCCCCTCCCCGCCGACGCCCTGCGCAAACATCTCCTCTCCCTCCCCGGCGTCGGCCCCTACGGCGCCGCCTGCCTGATGCTCTATCTCGGCAAACCCGCCCACGTCAACGTCGACAGCTGGGCGCGCACGCTGCTTGGGAAAGAACTAGGGCGACCGGTGACGGACAAAGAGGTGTACGCGTACTTTGAGGGATACGGGGAGTGGCGGGGGCTGGTTTATAACTTCTATCCGTGGAAGAAGGATGAGGCGGCGGAAGCGTAG
- a CDS encoding alkaline phosphatase family protein codes for MMIQKAKQLATVVAAIAILGGSAQAQDVLVTGKKITLPPLGAVQNVGSLPMNIVLSPSGKYAVSTDMGFRQSLWSIDAKTGAGVSHVDFPNNADGSNGLYYGLAFGPDGKLYAAQGAHDSIAVLALAADGTLTQTGSIAAQAHDFPAGVATDSRGYLYVANNDPATPLQPSSIAIYSTATGASVGRYSFSASFYGTPNYPLSVAALADGSKMFVTSERDGAVYVLNTSNPAAPALITSIATGAQPDGLLLNKTQTRLYVSNAHSDTVSVIDTATNAIVDTILLQPTGAHGLAGVTPNGLALSPDENTLYVSLGDFNAVGVVDLASNSLKGYIPAGWYPTGVVATDSKRLLVANAKGTVTRNPNPGYLTDPNGQYILNLIEGNVETIAVPNSVLLAQDTKLALANNRITPTTTNPVNPVSSIGVKAGKIKHVIYIVKENRTYDQVLGDVPTGNGQPSLAIFGQPVTPNLHAIAQRFVLLDNFYDCGEASGDGWPWSTQSIATENVIKNLPYNYSGRGRNYDFEGQNNGYLTGGFPAANPDGKTLSPVFPGGLPRIPDVTEAPAGHIWDAVKKAKLSYRNYGFFYSFGVGSLLPDNYPAASGLLPPGHDLAGVSDYDFRRFDSDYADSEAPITYYNQTGNPAFLYKITNYGKHQAPSRFTEWKTEFNQLLAKDPTGKAVPTFQTVRFMKDHTQGTSPGKHTPRSEVADNDYAIGQLVEAVSKSPIWDSTAIFVIEDDAQDGPDHVDAHRSTCYVISPWIKKSTVDHTFYNTDSVLKTVEGLLGLKPLSQYDAIADPIQAFDTAPTNGDVYTAILPDASIIGELNPSIVALKSNPTMARLAALSSKMDFTHPDSAPAQTLNEILWKSVKGAGSTMPAIRHGLSAAPAPKSAHAASRKHDGDDD; via the coding sequence ATGATGATCCAGAAAGCCAAACAACTGGCGACAGTTGTTGCCGCAATAGCAATCTTGGGCGGCTCCGCTCAGGCGCAGGATGTTCTCGTCACCGGTAAGAAGATCACGCTGCCGCCGCTCGGCGCCGTGCAAAATGTCGGCAGCCTGCCGATGAATATCGTGCTCAGCCCCAGCGGCAAATACGCCGTCTCCACGGATATGGGATTTCGGCAGTCGCTCTGGTCCATCGACGCCAAAACCGGCGCGGGCGTCTCGCATGTCGATTTCCCGAACAACGCCGACGGCTCCAATGGACTTTACTACGGCCTGGCGTTCGGCCCCGACGGCAAGCTCTACGCAGCCCAGGGCGCGCACGATTCCATCGCCGTCCTGGCCCTCGCGGCCGATGGGACACTGACGCAGACCGGATCGATCGCGGCCCAGGCGCACGACTTCCCCGCCGGCGTCGCCACGGATTCGCGCGGCTACCTTTATGTCGCCAACAACGACCCGGCGACGCCGCTCCAGCCGAGCAGCATCGCCATTTACAGCACCGCGACCGGTGCTTCGGTCGGCCGCTACAGCTTCAGCGCGTCGTTTTACGGCACGCCGAACTACCCGCTCTCGGTCGCGGCGCTGGCCGATGGAAGCAAGATGTTCGTGACCAGCGAGCGCGACGGCGCGGTGTACGTACTGAATACGTCCAATCCCGCCGCCCCGGCGCTGATCACGTCGATCGCGACCGGCGCGCAGCCGGACGGACTTCTGCTGAACAAGACGCAGACCCGCCTGTATGTCTCCAATGCGCACAGCGACACCGTCTCCGTGATCGACACGGCGACAAATGCGATCGTCGACACAATCCTGCTGCAGCCGACCGGCGCGCATGGCCTGGCCGGCGTCACTCCTAACGGCCTGGCGCTCTCGCCCGATGAGAACACGCTGTATGTCAGCCTGGGCGACTTCAACGCGGTCGGCGTCGTCGATCTGGCCTCCAATTCGCTGAAGGGGTACATCCCGGCGGGCTGGTATCCGACCGGCGTGGTCGCCACCGACAGCAAAAGGCTGCTGGTCGCGAACGCCAAGGGAACCGTGACACGCAATCCGAACCCCGGCTATCTGACGGACCCGAACGGCCAGTATATCCTGAACCTGATCGAAGGGAACGTCGAAACGATCGCCGTCCCGAACTCGGTCCTGCTGGCCCAGGACACCAAACTGGCTCTGGCGAACAACCGCATCACGCCCACGACCACGAACCCGGTCAACCCGGTTTCGAGCATCGGCGTGAAGGCAGGCAAGATCAAGCACGTGATCTATATCGTCAAAGAAAACCGCACCTACGACCAGGTTCTGGGCGATGTGCCGACGGGCAACGGACAGCCGTCGCTGGCGATCTTCGGCCAGCCGGTCACGCCGAACCTCCATGCGATCGCGCAGCGGTTCGTGCTGCTGGACAACTTCTACGACTGCGGCGAGGCGAGCGGCGACGGCTGGCCGTGGAGCACGCAGAGCATCGCGACCGAGAACGTCATTAAGAACCTGCCGTACAACTACAGCGGACGCGGCCGGAACTATGATTTCGAGGGCCAGAACAACGGCTACCTGACCGGCGGCTTCCCGGCCGCCAATCCCGACGGCAAGACGCTCTCCCCGGTCTTCCCGGGCGGCCTGCCCCGGATCCCCGACGTCACCGAAGCCCCCGCCGGACACATCTGGGACGCCGTGAAGAAGGCGAAGCTTTCCTACCGGAACTACGGCTTCTTCTACTCCTTCGGCGTCGGCAGCCTGCTGCCGGACAACTATCCCGCCGCCAGCGGCCTGCTGCCTCCGGGACACGACCTCGCGGGCGTCAGCGACTACGACTTCCGCCGCTTCGACAGCGATTACGCCGACAGCGAAGCGCCGATCACCTACTACAACCAGACCGGCAACCCGGCGTTCCTCTACAAGATCACGAACTACGGCAAGCACCAGGCGCCGAGCCGCTTCACCGAATGGAAGACCGAGTTCAATCAGCTCCTGGCGAAGGATCCCACCGGAAAGGCCGTTCCGACCTTCCAGACCGTGCGGTTCATGAAGGATCACACGCAGGGAACCTCGCCGGGCAAGCACACGCCGCGCTCCGAAGTCGCCGATAACGACTACGCCATCGGCCAGCTTGTCGAGGCCGTCAGCAAGAGCCCGATCTGGGACAGCACCGCGATCTTCGTGATCGAGGACGACGCCCAGGATGGCCCAGATCACGTGGACGCGCACCGCTCGACCTGCTATGTGATCAGTCCCTGGATCAAAAAAAGCACGGTAGACCACACGTTCTATAATACAGACAGCGTGCTGAAGACCGTGGAGGGCCTCCTGGGCCTCAAGCCTCTGAGCCAGTACGACGCCATCGCCGACCCGATCCAGGCGTTTGACACGGCCCCGACCAACGGCGATGTTTACACGGCGATCCTGCCGGACGCCAGTATCATCGGCGAGCTCAACCCGTCGATCGTCGCCCTGAAGTCCAACCCCACGATGGCGCGCCTCGCGGCGCTGTCCAGCAAGATGGACTTCACGCACCCGGACAGCGCGCCGGCGCAGACGCTCAATGAGATCCTCTGGAAAAGCGTCAAGGGCGCCGGCTCCACAATGCCCGCCATCCGCCATGGCCTGAGCGCCGCGCCCGCTCCCAAGAGCGCCCACGCCGCCAGCCGCAAACACGACGGCGACGACGATTAA
- a CDS encoding helix-turn-helix transcriptional regulator, with amino-acid sequence MTSTHSETSLTICRPTDCGVAIYPPGASFGPRAMRDYEFVWTIEGDARYRWGDQEADAPAGSLVLCRPGATDFFQWDRHRRTRHAYVHFLIEPQAGQAPSPDTWPLVRALPEDDIIRPLFRHLLTWHGRAGDAQFALTVTQILNAYLTDTMAVGALGREEWPPAVEAAFNFVSRALEADPAQPLTLTQLAGAAHVTPEHLCRLFKSSIGLSPAAMVRLARLDYAASLLSRTNYSVGEISALAGFANPFHFARLFREAFGHTATELRRAVREGEAPPLPRVLWHTHHLDSHR; translated from the coding sequence GTGACGTCCACACACAGCGAAACATCCCTCACGATCTGCCGCCCCACCGACTGCGGCGTCGCCATTTACCCCCCCGGCGCAAGCTTCGGCCCGCGCGCGATGCGCGACTATGAGTTTGTCTGGACGATCGAGGGCGACGCGCGGTATCGATGGGGCGATCAGGAAGCCGACGCGCCCGCCGGAAGCCTTGTGCTGTGCCGGCCCGGCGCGACGGATTTCTTTCAATGGGACCGCCACCGGCGGACCCGGCACGCCTACGTCCATTTTCTGATCGAGCCCCAAGCGGGCCAGGCCCCAAGTCCCGATACATGGCCGCTGGTGCGCGCGCTGCCGGAGGATGATATTATCCGGCCGCTTTTTCGACACTTGCTGACATGGCACGGACGCGCCGGCGACGCGCAGTTTGCCTTGACGGTCACGCAGATTCTCAACGCATACCTCACGGATACCATGGCGGTCGGCGCGCTCGGACGCGAGGAATGGCCGCCGGCGGTGGAGGCGGCGTTTAATTTCGTATCCCGGGCGCTGGAGGCGGATCCCGCACAGCCGCTGACGCTGACGCAGCTCGCCGGCGCCGCGCATGTGACGCCCGAGCATCTGTGCCGCCTCTTCAAATCCTCCATCGGACTCTCTCCCGCCGCCATGGTCCGATTGGCGCGCCTCGACTACGCCGCCAGCCTGCTCTCGCGCACGAACTACTCCGTCGGCGAAATCAGCGCCCTGGCCGGCTTCGCTAACCCCTTCCATTTCGCGCGTCTGTTCCGGGAAGCGTTCGGCCATACCGCCACCGAACTGCGCCGCGCCGTGCGGGAGGGAGAAGCGCCGCCGCTCCCACGCGTCCTCTGGCACACTCACCATCTCGATTCCCATCGCTGA